GCGGTCGAGTTGGAAAGCGGCAACTTTGCGGTTCCATTCGATTTTGTGGTTGCTGCCGGCAGGGATTTCGTTCACAACATTGATAATGCCTGCGTCAACGTCGCCCGGAGTCAGGATTTGGTTAAAGTCAGCCATGGGAAGATTCCTCGTCAAATTGAATAGTGTTCAAACGGCAAGAGTATATCAGTTTTAATGTGGGGGCTGAAGATTTCAGACGGCCTCACGGGCGGCCGTCTGAAAAAAACCGCGTTTCAGTGTTGGCATTTTATTGCATAGATATTCGGCTTTTAAATTAAAAAACAAATGGTTTGCATCAATTTGTGTTTAATTGCACAAATCGGGCATAAATCGCTTGGAGGCCGTCTGAAATCATTTATAATGCCAGTTTGCTTATTTCTGATGAATGGTTGCTATGAACAATAATGAAGACCGTTTTGTTGCACCGGATTTTGCAAACCACAGCCCGCTAACCTGGTATCAGACTGCTTCGCAACAGCCTGCATTTATTAAAGATGCGGCTCAGGCTAAAGCCATTGAATATCTCGACCGCCTATGGACGGAATTGATGATGTTCAAGCGCAAACGCAACCGTTTTCTCGGGCGCAGCCTGCGTTCTCCGCAGTTGCCTAAGGGTCTGTATTTTTACGGCGGAGTCGGTCGGGGTAAAAGTTTTCTGATGGATGTGTTTTACGGCTGTCTGCCGTACCGTCGCAAACGCAGGGTACATTTCCACGCATTTATGGCGGAAGTGCATCAGCGTATGAAGGCCTATAAAAGTGAAGCTGATCCGTTGAAGTCGATGGCGGCGGAAATTGCCAAAGAAACCCGTGTTTTGTGTTTTGACGAATTTCATGTCAGCGATATTGCCGACGCAATGATTTTAGGACGTTTGCTGGAAAATCTGTTTGAATTCGGCGTGGTTTTGGTGGCTACATCCAACTATGCGCCGTCCGAACTTTATCCGCAAGGGCAAAACCGCAGCAGTTTCCTGCCGACCATTGCTTTGATTGAAGACAAGCTGACGGTATTGAATGTGGATGGCGGAGAAGATTTCCGTTTGCGCACTTTGAAACCTGCCGAAGTGTTTTATATTCCCGATAGCAGTGAAAACGAGCAAAAACTGGCCGAACTGTTTTCTCAAATGACTCAGGGCGGAACCAAACAACCCAAGCAAATTACCATCCACGACCGCCAAATCCAATGTAATGCGGAAAAAGACAAAGCGATTTGGTTTGATTTCAGAGCGTTGTGTTTCGGGCCGCGATCGCAAGCGGATTATCTGTATTTGGCTGAAAATTACGAAATTATTTTTGTATCGGGTATTGAAAAACTCAGCGAGGCCGAACGTGCAGAAGCACGACGCCTGACTTGGTTGATTGACGTTTTATATGATTATCGGGTTAAGCTGTGTGCCACTTGCGCCGTGCCGCCGGAAGAAATTTACACTGAGGGCGATTTTGCCAATGAATTTGTCAGAACCGTCAGCCGTATTGTGGAAATGCAGTCGGAAGAATACTTAAACCAACCCCATTTGACTCTGGGTAATAAGCAGAAAAAAAATCACAGTAATTAACCAAACGGCAGGGAAACTTGTTAGAATATGTGCCCATTTTTCTGTTTGTTTATTGTTATTGAGTCGAATTAATTTATTTTTAAGGAGAATTAAATGGCTATCGAACGTACTATTTCCATCATTAAACCTGATGCAGTGGCTAAAGATGTTATCGGTCAAATTTACAGCCGTTTTGAAAACAACGGCTTGCGCGTTATCGCTGCGAAAATGAAACACTTGAGCACCAAAGAAGCACAAGATTTCTACGCTGTTCACAAAGAACGTCCTTTCTTTGCCGATTTGGTAGCCTTTATGACCAGCGGTCCGGTAATGATTCAGGTTTTGGAAGGCGAAAACGCCGTTGCCAAAAACCGTGAATTGATGGGTGCAACCAACCCTAAAGAAGCCGCTCCCGGTACAATCCGCGCAGACTTTGCAGAGTCTATCGATGCTAACGCCGTTCACGGCTCCGACAGCGCTGAGAATGCCGCTATCGAAATCGCTTACTTCTTCAGCCAAAGCGAAATCTGCTCGCGTTAATGTTTAACATTACCTTGAAGGCTGCCTGTTTTTCAGGCGGCCTCAAGGTTTTTAAACTGAGGCTGTTCGAATAAAGTTGCGATAAATAAAAGTCTATGTGAGCTGTTTCAGTTTAAAAAATAGAAGTGATTTGAAAGACACATGAAAACCAATCTGCTGAATTTTAACCTGCAAGGTCTGACCGAGCATTTTCAGGCCATGGGCGAAAAGCCTTTTAGGGCGAAACAGGTTTTACGCTGGATCCATCAAGGCGGAGCTTCCGATTTTGCCGAAATGACCGATTTGGCAAAATCGTTGCGTTCAAAACTCGAAGAAAAAGCCGAAATTGCCGTTCCTGAGTTGATGACGTCGCAAATATCTTCAGACGGCACACGAAAATGGCTGCTTGATGTCGGAACGGGAAATGGCGTCGAAACCGTGTTTATTCCTGAGGCCGAGCGCGGAACGCTGTGTATTTCCTCTCAAGTCGGCTGTGCGTTGGAATGTACGTTTTGTTCTACGGGCAGACAGGGTTTTAACCGGAATTTGACGGCAGCAGAAATTATCGGTCAGCTTTGGTGGGCAAATAAGGCAATGGGTGTTACTCCGAAAAATGAAAGGGTGATTTCCAATGTCGTGATGATGGGTATGGGCGAGCCGTTGGCCAATTTCGATAATGTGGTAACGGCATTGAGCATTATGTTGGATGACCACGGTTACGGTTTGTCTCGCAGGAGGGTAACGGTTTCCACATCAGGCATGGTACCGCAAATGGATCGCTTGAAAGAAGTGATGCCTGTGGCATTGGCTGTTTCTCTGCATGCTTCGAAT
Above is a genomic segment from Neisseria weaveri containing:
- the zapE gene encoding cell division protein ZapE, producing the protein MNNNEDRFVAPDFANHSPLTWYQTASQQPAFIKDAAQAKAIEYLDRLWTELMMFKRKRNRFLGRSLRSPQLPKGLYFYGGVGRGKSFLMDVFYGCLPYRRKRRVHFHAFMAEVHQRMKAYKSEADPLKSMAAEIAKETRVLCFDEFHVSDIADAMILGRLLENLFEFGVVLVATSNYAPSELYPQGQNRSSFLPTIALIEDKLTVLNVDGGEDFRLRTLKPAEVFYIPDSSENEQKLAELFSQMTQGGTKQPKQITIHDRQIQCNAEKDKAIWFDFRALCFGPRSQADYLYLAENYEIIFVSGIEKLSEAERAEARRLTWLIDVLYDYRVKLCATCAVPPEEIYTEGDFANEFVRTVSRIVEMQSEEYLNQPHLTLGNKQKKNHSN
- the ndk gene encoding nucleoside-diphosphate kinase; translation: MAIERTISIIKPDAVAKDVIGQIYSRFENNGLRVIAAKMKHLSTKEAQDFYAVHKERPFFADLVAFMTSGPVMIQVLEGENAVAKNRELMGATNPKEAAPGTIRADFAESIDANAVHGSDSAENAAIEIAYFFSQSEICSR
- the rlmN gene encoding 23S rRNA (adenine(2503)-C(2))-methyltransferase RlmN, coding for MKTNLLNFNLQGLTEHFQAMGEKPFRAKQVLRWIHQGGASDFAEMTDLAKSLRSKLEEKAEIAVPELMTSQISSDGTRKWLLDVGTGNGVETVFIPEAERGTLCISSQVGCALECTFCSTGRQGFNRNLTAAEIIGQLWWANKAMGVTPKNERVISNVVMMGMGEPLANFDNVVTALSIMLDDHGYGLSRRRVTVSTSGMVPQMDRLKEVMPVALAVSLHASNDEVRDEIVPLNKKYPLRELMAACQRYLVKAPRDFITFEYVMLDGVNDKPQHAYELIELVKDVPCKFNLIPFNPFPNSGYERSSNENIRIFRDILQQAGLVVTVRKTRGDDIDAACGQLAGQVQDKTKRQQKWQQIALER